The stretch of DNA TCACATGGGGCGCTTTGGGCAACAACTCTACCCACTCAGGCGCTTGGCTAATGGTGGCGTCTTCAAATGAAATGTCTTGGCATAAAACGTCTGGACAGAGATCTATTAACGCAGCATGAAATGTCTCATCATAAAATGTCTGGGCATCCCCATCTTTTTGATCTTCGTGAAATTCCTGTTCCATACATTGCCTATTGCTTTACAATTGTCATTGGCAATACAATGCATGAAACCGCTTCACCTTATAAGTCTGACAGTGTCAGTCAAAAGAGCATTTCTCAAAAAAGCACTCTTTTCCCTATTATTCTCCTTGTGAGAGAAACCCCCGTGCTAAACCATCCCATAAAATCGTTTTCAAAGGCACTTCAAAGGCGATAGAGCGCCGTTGTGAAGTGAGAGGTACAAATTATCACTCCACACAACAAAGCCTCTCTCAAGCCGTTTTTTTTTAAAGATTGCTTTTGAACGTTGAAACTGTTAGATTACCCACGAGGCGTGAGCCAGTTTTGCCAGGACGGTTTTACCGGATCTGCGAGGAGTTGACCGCCCTCCACGCCTTCCCGTTTTCCCCATCTCGACCCTTCTCCGCAAAGCCAACATGGTTTTTCTCAAAGTGCGTTTTTTTAAAGATTGCTTTTAAACTTTTAAACTGTTAGATTACCCGCGAGGCGTGAGCCAGTTATACCAGGACGGCTTTGCCGGATCTGCGAGGAGTTGACCGCCCTCCACGCCTTCTCATTTTTCCTCACACACCAGTTCCTTCTTTGCAAAGCCAACAGAGCTTTACGGTGTTCTTTACAACAACCGTTCATCCTTCTTTTCAGCCGCATCCAATAAGCGTCCAATTTCTCTAGAGCTCTTTTTATGCATGGAGGTCAACCACCATTCTTGTTTGCTTGCTACCCATTTGACCACAAAGCGCCACCATGCCCCACCACTTTCACCAAAAAACATAACACCCTGCGTATCTTTGCGTCTGATAACGCCATGGGGGCGAATGAGTGTTTGAATGGCACCACGAAAATCCTCCAAGTGAAGAGCTCGTGCTTGATGCTCTAACAAAATATGTTTTACGCTGTCTGAAGATAAGCGAATAAGAGAGTCCTCCGCTGCAAAAACATCACGCACCTTTTGGATCATGGGGGCAATGGGAATAAATCCACGTGGCATATGTCCTTCAAACATGGCTTCCAAAAGGGGTGAGCCCACAATATCTTCAATGGCAATGCGTTTCTGATTGTCCCCCATGGCGTCAATTTTATCACTCAAAAAATTGCTTAAATTTTGCGCACGATGTTTTCCAGGATTCAAATGCCAACCAGGATCAATCCCCTTTGGTATCTTTTCAACGCGCCCCGTCCGCTTATTGCGCCAAACCCGCGTCTCCACATGGGGTGGCGCTGCCCCCTCTTCATAGCCTAAATTGTCTGCTTCATAACGGCTTACCTGTCGCACACTGCATTTACACCGCCAGCCATTGGGTGGATAAAGCCAATCCCAAATGGGATCATCAACAGGTGCCGTAAACCCCACCCAACTTTCATGTTCCAAACGCTTATGTTCTGAACTCGACAACGCATAGGTGAGATAAGGCAAAAATTCTTTATTATTTTGTGTGCGCTCCCACTCACCTGCCGCATGCGCACTCATGGTATTGGCCCAATAAACCGTTTCTAAGCGCCGCGGGCTGCCCAATTGCACCACACTCTTTTCACCCGTTTTCGGATCACGCGCTAATTTTTTCCCCCACCACCCTTTTTCCTGCAAAATCGGCATTAAATTTTTTTGAAACTCTTGAAAAGGAACTTGATGCTTTATCGCTTCTCCAACCGCTTGCTTAAAATCCTCTAAAATATCATAGCCTACCGATTTTGCCACCGTAAAGGAAAAGGCATGTTCTTCTGGTGCTATATCCCGCCAATCAAAACTTGGAACAAGCGCTTTGGCTTCAAAATAACGGGTCACCTCTTTAGGGGCCGTTTTAAAAAGTTCCTCATCCATGATACCCCAACCCACGTGCAATCATCTGCACCTTTGCCAAGCGTGCTGCCAAGGCATGATGATCCATCTCACCCAACAATTCATCTAAGCCTTTAAGGATATCCTCATAACTTTTAGCCTCTCTCACAAGCTTTTTAAAAGGTTCTAAAAGGGGTTCTAAATCCTCTTCCCAGTCGCTTAAAGCTTCTTCAGAAAGCCGATCCAATTCGTCGTGATGTTTCACGCCCTGCTCTCTTTCGCCCTGCTTTCTTGTCACAGAAATATCAACAACACCCCCACAATCAGCACAAACATCTGCCTTTTGTTGCCCGGCATCATCAGCTGTAAGGGAAGGAGCCTTTAAAACATCCTCTCCCTTTTTGGGTTGCGAAAAGCCAATCTTATTGCGCACTTCTTGCGCCCCCACACACAATCCTAAAGGAACAAGTTTTTCCAAAGCATCACTGATGGCTTTAATATCTTCATTTTCCGAAATCGGCCAATAGACAAGCGGAGTGCGCTCTTGGGGTCCAAAATTAATCTCAACAAAGGGAACGATTAAATCACGATTAGTGGTCAAGGCTAATTGGCGTGCATCAGCTCTAGCAATATCATGGCGTACATTTTCATGAATGCGGGCTTGCGAAAAAGACGAACCATCGTCTGTCGTCATGGTTTGCCCCAATACCCCTTTAGAAATCTGCCGATCTAAATATTCAGCCTTCGCGGCAAAAACCGCATTGCCACTGCCCCCTGCTGCTTCAATAAACTCAATCTCCATCTCTTTGGGAATAATCGCCGCCGCATCACTGGATAAATCACGTACCGCTTGAATCAGAACCCGCCGCTCCTCATGAGAAGAGCTTGCCCCATATTTACCAACACGCAAAGGCATGCCATAAACTTCTAAAAATGCCATCCAATCTTTCAGCGTATAAGACTTGAAGAGAAAAGCCCAAGCCGCAAGACGTGCAAGTCCAGAACGAATAGGCAAACCGCTTTTAAGCTTGGGTCTGTGAATAGAAAATTTATAAGCAGGCAATTCACTTCCATACAA from Bartonella tribocorum CIP 105476 encodes:
- a CDS encoding phage minor head protein gives rise to the protein MDEELFKTAPKEVTRYFEAKALVPSFDWRDIAPEEHAFSFTVAKSVGYDILEDFKQAVGEAIKHQVPFQEFQKNLMPILQEKGWWGKKLARDPKTGEKSVVQLGSPRRLETVYWANTMSAHAAGEWERTQNNKEFLPYLTYALSSSEHKRLEHESWVGFTAPVDDPIWDWLYPPNGWRCKCSVRQVSRYEADNLGYEEGAAPPHVETRVWRNKRTGRVEKIPKGIDPGWHLNPGKHRAQNLSNFLSDKIDAMGDNQKRIAIEDIVGSPLLEAMFEGHMPRGFIPIAPMIQKVRDVFAAEDSLIRLSSDSVKHILLEHQARALHLEDFRGAIQTLIRPHGVIRRKDTQGVMFFGESGGAWWRFVVKWVASKQEWWLTSMHKKSSREIGRLLDAAEKKDERLL
- a CDS encoding DUF935 domain-containing protein — translated: MVQLLDQWGRALKIKGLEREVASPTIGGVRDVWSQTVVSGLTPAQLADILQQAARGAPEQFFQLADDMEERDLHYRAVLGMRKNALTGVEPGVIAASNSALDKKIADAVREVISAPTFVDDYVADLLDALGKGYAVVETLWDKSAKEWWPVAWKWRDQRFFQLDRRDGFHLRLKEEGSLYGSELPAYKFSIHRPKLKSGLPIRSGLARLAAWAFLFKSYTLKDWMAFLEVYGMPLRVGKYGASSSHEERRVLIQAVRDLSSDAAAIIPKEMEIEFIEAAGGSGNAVFAAKAEYLDRQISKGVLGQTMTTDDGSSFSQARIHENVRHDIARADARQLALTTNRDLIVPFVEINFGPQERTPLVYWPISENEDIKAISDALEKLVPLGLCVGAQEVRNKIGFSQPKKGEDVLKAPSLTADDAGQQKADVCADCGGVVDISVTRKQGEREQGVKHHDELDRLSEEALSDWEEDLEPLLEPFKKLVREAKSYEDILKGLDELLGEMDHHALAARLAKVQMIARGLGYHG